CACTCCGCCAGCGGCCCATGAGCTTCGCCGCGAGCAGCTCCTCGCCCTCCTTTGTCTTGCCATGCTCCCGGAGAAACTCGCGGAACGCGCCCACGTGCTCCTGGAGCCGGAAGTAGGCGATGAAGCTGCCGTTGCGCGAGAGGATCTCCGGCTGGGGCAACGGTGGCGGAGCCCCCAGCTCGTCCGGGTATCCCAGGATGACCTCCCCTGCCTTCATCGGTGGTCCCGATCCCGGCGTGGGCTCGACACCAGTCCCCTCGATCACCGGTTGCGAGAGACGATCGCGGTATCCGAAATGCTCGTGGGGAACGTCATGAGGGGGAAGCGCTTCCAGATCCAGGTGCGAGAGAGCGGTCATGCCGCATTCCGCGAGCAGCCGATCGTGCTCCTGCCTGCATCGCTCGCGCTCCGCGACGTCGCGTGCGAACAGGATCACGATCGCGTGCAAGCTCGGATCCGCCAGGCCGTCGACCCACTGGCTCGGATGGTTGGCTCCCGTGGCGCCGAGGATCTCCGCGCGTTCCGCCATCCCCTGGCGAAACTCTTCGGGGAAGGTCGCCAGGGACGGTTCGTCGATTCCCAGAGCCCGAAGCCCGTTCCAGGTGAAGGCGACGGTCACCCACCGGGAATCCGGGGCCCCGCCTCCCACCGCATGCGCCGAGCCGACCTTGTCGACCAGGCTCCCCAGCCACGCGCGTCCCTGTGCCGCGTCCCGGAAGGTGAGGAACTCGTATCTCGCGGCGAGCGCGGGCGTGCGTGCCAGGAGGAAGTGCTGGATGTCTTCCAGATCGAGATTCATTGCATCTGATCGAGCGCTTCGGAGAAGGCCCGCTTCAACTTCAGCGCCTTCTTGATCTCGACGGCGGTGACGAAGGGGTACTCGCCGTACTCCAGGAAGCTCGGGCGCTGATGGTCACGGAAGAACTTCGCCACCGCCGGGACGTTCGTCCTCCAGTCTTCGGGCCATCCCTCCAGGTTCAGGAAGACCGTGTCGATGCCGGTCTGATTGAACAGGACGATGGCATCGTCGATGTACTTGTCGAAATCCGTGTCGAAGATGCCCTGGTACATGAAGTGAAGCCCCGAGCCGACGTCGAACAGAACCCAGCGCAGGTAGTGGAGCTTCAGGGGAGCCAGGACCGTTGGACTTGCCGCCACGGCCTTCTCGATCGTGTTCGCGTACTCGCGAACGGCCTCCTCCCGGCCCTGCTTGACCTTCGCAATGACCGTGAATCCATAGCACGCGGGGGTCCGAGGGAAGGTGGGTCCGTATCGGCCCTTCTCGAGCTTGAAATAACCCTCCTTCGGTATCGCCATCGC
The Candidatus Eisenbacteria bacterium genome window above contains:
- a CDS encoding peroxidase codes for the protein MNLDLEDIQHFLLARTPALAARYEFLTFRDAAQGRAWLGSLVDKVGSAHAVGGGAPDSRWVTVAFTWNGLRALGIDEPSLATFPEEFRQGMAERAEILGATGANHPSQWVDGLADPSLHAIVILFARDVAERERCRQEHDRLLAECGMTALSHLDLEALPPHDVPHEHFGYRDRLSQPVIEGTGVEPTPGSGPPMKAGEVILGYPDELGAPPPLPQPEILSRNGSFIAYFRLQEHVGAFREFLREHGKTKEGEELLAAKLMGRWRSGAPLVLAPEKDDPELGADMQRNNDFDYGRMDPYGYGCPLGAHIRRMNPRDTAENMQRRKMIRRGGTYGPPLPEGSPEDGVERGIAAFAGCASLVRQFEFAMNVWVNDPTFHELGNERDPIIGTQDGTFDMTIPSRPIRKKLKGIPAFTTIRGGAYFFLPGIKALRFLTSGAMVPEKASA